In Oryza sativa Japonica Group chromosome 2, ASM3414082v1, the following are encoded in one genomic region:
- the LOC4331181 gene encoding rRNA 2'-O-methyltransferase fibrillarin 2, with the protein MRPPRGRGFGRGGRGDGGGRSGGGGRGFGRGGDSGGRGGRGRGGGRTPRGRGGGRGGGRGGMKGGSKVVVVPHKHNGVFIAKAKEDALCTKNMVPGESVYGEKRISVQNEDGTKVEYRVWNPFRSKLAAAVLGGVDNIWIAPGTRVLYLGAASGTTVSHVSDIVGPTGLVYAVEFSHRSGRDLVNMAKKRTNVIPIIEDARHPARYRMLVGMVDVIFSDVAQPDQARILALNASYFLKNGGHFVISIKANCIDSTMPAEAVFASEVEKLKADQFKPSEQVTLEPFERDHACVVGGYRMPKKQKGTS; encoded by the exons ATGAGGCCACCGCGAG GGAGGGGAttcgggaggggagggagaggcgatggcggcggccgcagtggcggcggtgggaggggaTTCGGGAGGGGCGGGGAcagcggagggagaggaggccgtgggaggggaggtggcagGACGCCaaggggccgtggcggcggccgcggtggcgggAGGGGTGGCATGAAGGGCGGGAGCAAGGTGGTCGTGGTGCCGCACAAGCACAACGGCGTCTTCATCGCCAAGGCCAAGGAGGACGCGCTCTGCACCAAGAACATGGTCCCCGGCGAGTCCGTCTACGGAGAGAAGCGTATCTCAGTCCAG AATGAGGATGGAACTAAGGTTGAATACAGGGTGTGGAACCCCTTCCGTTCTAAGCTGGCTGCTGCTGTGCTTGGTGGTGTCGACAACATCTGgatt GCTCCTGGTACTCGTGTGTTATATCTCGGTGCTGCCTCAGGAACAACAGTGTCTCATGTGTCCGATATTGTTGGACCG ACTGGTTTGGTCTACGCTGTTGAGTTCTCGCACAGGAGTGGTAGGGATCTTGTTAACATGGCCAAAAAGAGGACTAATGTGATCCCCATCATTGAGGATGCTAGGCACCCAGCAAGGTACCGGATGTTGGTTGGCATGGTTGATGTTATCTTCTCTGATGTTGCCCAGCCAGATCAG GCTAGGATCTTAGCCCTCAACGCATCCTACTTCCTGAAGAATGGTGGGCATTTTGTCATTTCAATCAAG GCGAACTGTATCGACTCCACCATGCCAGCTGAGGCTGTGTTCGCTAGCGAGGTTGAGAAGCTGAAGGCGGATCAGTTCAAGCCGTCGGAGCAGGTGACCCTGGAGCCCTTCGAGCGTGACCATGCCTGCGTCGTTGGTGGCTACAGGATGCCCAAGAAGCAAAAGGGCACATCTTAA
- the LOC4331182 gene encoding ATG8-interacting protein 1 isoform X2 yields MEPDQSGAEQTSPRGNDWEVVQLTASTYASAPGPRMSEPSDEAEVKGYDTKGDDSAAALLMSGHFSVSPSEVESLLRGTDGKEHQKELSGQDAVSAEGDDEKFQDTCEHKLKDDLHWIPSFDKGKNLSLVDMEFDKAFQGMGLVGEEPLGFSSSRYNPIDANNEKKTEEPTVQNVNRVIDSSKVVASSEQNKPDDSEFPHEASWKKQLLSLYKNVRKSNKFWPIVVATALVGVTCFWRRWQKGKLQHQPVKLYPSSNEASVGFSEN; encoded by the coding sequence ATGGAGCCTGATCAGAGTGGTGCTGAGCAGACTTCTCCACGTGGGAATGATTGGGAAGTTGTCCAACTTACTGCATCAACATATGCATCTGCACCTGGACCAAGAATGTCTGAGCCTTCTGATGAGGCTGAAGTCAAGGGATATGACACAAAAGGGGATGATTCAGCTGCAGCACTGTTGATGTCTGGTCATTTCTCGGTTTCACCGAGTGAGGTTGAGAGTCTCCTTAGGGGCACTGACGGCAAAGAGCACCAGAAGGAGCTTTCTGGCCAAGATGCAGTTTCTGCCGAAGGTGATGACGAAAAATTCCAGGACACCTGTGAGCATAAACTGAAGGATGACCTTCACTGGATTCCATCCTTTGACAAAGGGAAAAACCTTTCCCTGGTTGACATGGAGTTTGATAAAGCATTCCAAGGGATGGGTTTGGTTGGTGAGGAACCACTTGGGTTCTCATCATCTCGTTACAATCCAATTGATGCTAACAATGAGAAGAAAACTGAGGAGCCAACTGTGCAAAATGTGAACCGTGTCATTGATTCATCCAAGGTTGTTGCATCTAGTGAACAAAACAAACCTGATGATTCTGAATTTCCACACGAAGCTTCATGGAAGAAGCAACTCTTATCACTGTACAAGAATGTGAGGAAAAGCAACAAATTCTGGCCCATCGTTGTTGCTACTGCTTTGGTGGGAGTCACATGTTTTTGGAGGCGCTGGCAGAAGGGCAAGTTGCAGCATCAGCCGGTCAAATTGTATCCCAGCAGCAATGAG